One region of Paralichthys olivaceus isolate ysfri-2021 chromosome 12, ASM2471397v2, whole genome shotgun sequence genomic DNA includes:
- the mgaa gene encoding MAX dimerization protein MGA a isoform X2, translated as MACEKKQKGMVFHQEGTPTSATAPAGNYPPACLVVPKLGQTIEGRMERSTHVTSEEAEVIEANMYPLKEGISTPGGFPAVKYPTSFNPHPDNLSPDIICKGIRVTLDNNSMWNEFFRCKTEMILTKQGSRMFPYCRFRISGLQPFKKYCLVMDIQPLDNSRYKWTGKCWQVAGKAECQVKSKPFAHPESPSTGQHWMQNPVSFYKLKLTNTILEQEGNTILHPMHRYFPRLHVVQTDKVAKDIKLNGPCVVTFSFPQTEFMAVTAYQNSRFAQLKVDYNPFAKGLKEDGSCSLGLKLKLNSSKDLHKAGGTTTSEHHPVKESLKCLLASHKPRSSKVMDSKLPVSSDLLKNSTSNGDPSAAQVPEESLCSSQPAQKLFSELIREAHVSLQRCNLEQLDINNSTSHRAELTNTKSSALESNREDVSKKDKTHSETSSVKNCETVLMSKRKFKEDRHLLNLHNCKDNSDYSEVTNAVTVPLVSQRTSVDSNHQPKPVSQSEVNIKQQKRPAPLPLPALALFLKQHLTKSKKSKNKPGSPSPVLSSESQSSAEDSTCLLSDHASNANAPLKDLTGYLKKSNNQASGHAIADIHPAGKAVEAAFQPSSPLCLDAVANIEPKVPRTDDHSISVSESPDSDIAISDGSPVPTNSDQLLCTLGTFSSTTISTLATSSASPVLSPPLDTVLYAQNSPQTLTVIESSTLPSDSSTIKSDSVLPDPECSSFGFESLSPASSPEPLPPLPASLAFELDSTTSETTLRALPPEESLQNVDSTPTVLKWHTVLPPPVPYIDTSYTTFQSTSQPLSLVSVSSPLLPSTSPTHTEPQTSTSMALVDPTLSFQQNEQSLPFPGELSPLALQLPLSPTFSSLDGDGLSPTPSIADLVNFFSTDDDLGMGVEFSNSEAVAVTCPPPTIVETNANKPSQLVQPCPAKKPCESKKFRRRKLANMDVDQKVDNATYTSMQPNLEEVEEQLFISFTSKEALKLHIADPPEETVTQPSHNQTTPQGPLLPPDDTPENAESLERISNCEKILLRDLKMMKHKQAIHPVLQEVGLKMNLLDPTLAIDLQYLGVHLPIPPPGASQEPVTLELPPSQGFVSRTGKTTDVTQIKGWRDKFTALEAPPTPSSATPEAGPSSDPPKKNLSAFCSDMLDEYLENEGKLIDERAASFSQPVVEPVVYELPARSTSYVRTLDSVLKKPTASSPTSDLISGFIPPSKRPKHSLKETKTSSKERKHKGPKKVRLRPEPAAASVSTPEPSPAEPNLVPKQPAVPTSAAPLLSEHTAPVTEPYKSMKHQKRKVRFNHTEPLTLSPQTPTLKRRRKLKPKSSCQTLSTPRSTAYLPHVSEDLPPLESDSELGAGANQGDEDRRPVMTRALLRQKDLEDGVVWQGRPRTSITKERAAIALTSLFTLMGFVSENPTAPVQLVRRRAPPCLNDFCRLGCICSSLSHCSRISHCGRPRCMFGCSCLKQKVVLLKNLDGSDSSPSHHGNTRRRRRRRMKMAYVLKEADSVSQPAERVRILWRRDARDSDPDPTTVPDIASLLRSSESRDNGGCARVRGYIGKRKSWKQTDIKKTMKPKSVRLKCVKQRDLTLKEEKTRAPSPPAATQPVSSVQPQSPPSEPTPKPSKRLIVIAECKWTTDTDRNHVLKRLCEAMALDQLDEPFWIREYLISPISQNVEESGRDCCIHYKVHITQPREEREKAVPPKPQPPGNQRTEKTQLEKEGHLRQVKGEAERLEAWQWEITEEEKPPEDWQREVEEGDIQEEEGSTLHQMDNGSERSTGKMKRNEKKKKMVSLALPFLTGISPAGFLSARRRLPGGTDHLVQVNGKLYPLAKIQLGKMGALHPANRLAAYLTGRVGSSRKQLGSSSSSSHSSKPPQTQSSDPTPQTNFLASANLIAPDTTPPQPQPSITVAPSSSVLNQSASCDQPTAGEPEGARTKVVAVKVYPNPVAGGSWVTPVASGSSTPSTGSAAVLGPGVKAVPLTGQRMVLQPVHTTSGVQYYRIPDGKLVQLLPISKLRAVNTTLRVPRGRAPPSVLPPGPGVTVENQPQTSVPTPSPLSGLQSFSVTPRPTPLVPGSGFLSQKTTCTFKILPSNSNKEPIFISCSKLPTLPPTPVVTTPSPLTLLKRTRQPPANLLNLVSLKTSEGQGAELRGKTVTVSVDSVIAGGLSASQKPTTSLTPPPPSGSEVTPLSLSHPLAEPELASDLVDLDIICVDDEMGLVTTGTQLTEGVDLAGSSSEETENSSDFGDESCSEEEKETTMNQRHVHNMLERRRRVKMLQMFRGLRREVGLRDDRTSKISTLNKAEQVIQELRLSEAHLKEKKSRLMKRRDLLLSIIAPTGKQTQTVLKKLEDQERHPAANQLRVPVGGGASEPDLSTEDTSNDDIIIISSNVQPQTLQVPPTTAPPSTKPAPTPVPTPAPTPAPTPAPTPAPSPTPAPTPAPTPAPTPAPAPTPAPTPAPTPAPTPAPTPVHMSQMVLQMSQSHLAPPAVSHSAPVVRDRPKTMPNILSRSKRPVSSSSSLLTTTEASSVQALVPADVLSLIGAALPGQQILSLSPLMKGPMVLQTTAATPGVASVTLNIPGLTNQQVHLSSLPRPPTESRTFSEASNLLHPPQPPLVVSAGPDLPSDQIIDQAPSSTLCPELSVDCEAEVGAEGPLGAGPETRANDDTESLTSLNEIVSVNQRTVSTETTAGVSYEVDHAVGGAKEQGHTQSLELDCDNSVSVETEHGGLQGQTEMTQTGPTNRNTTSGALAPPPLLQMKVGGSKVADSASSDRATAGVGRGEGAMAWRPMPRLVPLGLKGNPPS; from the exons ATGGCTTGCGAGAAGAAGCAGAAAGGCATGGTGTTTCATCAAGAAGGGACACCCACCTCTGCAACAGCACCTGCAGGAAACTATCCACCTGCATGCTTGGTTGTTCCCAAACTAGGGCAAACAATTGAAGGCAGGATGGAACGAAGCACCCATGTAACCAGCGAAGAGGCGGAAGTGATTGAAGCCAACATGTACCCATTGAAGGAAGGCATCAGTACTCCTGGTGGTTTTCCTGCTGTGAAATATCCCACCAGCTTTAATCCTCATCCAGACAACCTGTCACCTGATATCATCTGCAAAGGCATCAGAGTGACGCTGGACAACAACAGCATGTGGAACGAGTTTTTCAGATGCAAAACTGAGATGATTCTGACTAAACAAGGCAGCAGGATGTTCCCTTACTGCCGCTTTCGTATCTCTGGCTTGCAGCCATTTAAGAAGTACTGTCTAGTCATGGACATTCAACCTTTAGACAACAGTCGTTACAAGTGGACTGGCAAGTGCTGGCAAGTTGCAGGGAAAGCAGAGTGTCAAGTTAAGAGTAAACCATTCGCTCATCCAGAGTCCCCATCAACAGGTCAACACTGGATGCAAAATCCAGTGTCCTTTTACAAACTGAAGCTCACAAACACCATCTTAGAGCAAGAGGGAAACACCATCCTGCATCCCATGCACCGCTACTTTCCACGACTGCACGTAGTCCAAACTGACAAAGTGGCAAAAGACATAAAGCTAAATGGTCCTTGTGTTGTCACATTCAGTTTCCCTCAGACTGAATTCATGGCAGTCACAGCTTACCAGAACTCACGTTTTGCTCAGCTCAAAGTTGACTATAACCCATTTGCTAAAGGACTGAAGGAGGATGGGTCCTGTTCATTGGGCCTAAAACTGAAATTGAACTCCAGCAAAGACTTGCACAAAGCTGGAGGCACAACAACCAGTGAACATCATCCTGTAAAAGAGAGTTTGAAGTGTTTGCTTGCAAGCCATAAACCAAGAAGCTCAAAAGTAATGGATTCAAAACTTCCGGTGTCAAGTGACCTCCTAAAGAATTCAACCTCAAACGGAGATCCGTCAGCTGCCCAGGTTCCAGAGGAAAGTTTGTG CAGTTCACAACCAGCTCAGAAGTTATTTTCTGAACTTATTCGGGAGGCTCACGTTTCACTGCAACGATGTAACCTGGAGCAGCTGGACATCAATAACAGCACCTCTCACAGAGCTGAGCTGACAAACACTAAATCCTCAGCTTTGGAAAGTAACAGAGAAGATGTCTCcaagaaagacaaaacacacagtgaaacatcgAGTGTAAAGAACTGTGAAACTGTGTTAATGTCAAAGAGGAAATTCAAAGAGGATAGGCACCTTTTGAATTTACACAACTGCAAGGACAATTCAGATTATTCTGAGGTCACGAATGCTGTTACTGTTCCACTGGTGTCCCAGAGAACCTCTGTTGACTCAAACCACCAGCCTAAACCTGTATCTCAATCAGAGGTGAATATAAAGCAGCAAAAACGACCGGCACCTCTACCTCTACCAGCCCTTGCTCTTTTTTTGAAGCAGCATTTGACAAAGTCTAAAAAGTCCAAGAATAAGCCAGGTTCTCCTTCCCCGGTTCTTTCATCTGAATCACAGAGTTCTGCTGAGGATTCTACATGTCTACTCTCTGATCATGCCAGCAATGCTAATGCTCCCTTGAAGGATCTTACTGGCTATCTAAAAAAATCTAACAACCAGGCCTCCGGACATGCTATTGCAGACATACATCCAGCTGGAAAAGCAGTTGAAGCAGCCTTTCAGCCATCTAGTCCATTATGTTTAGATGCTGTAGCCAATATAGAGCCAAAGGTACCAAGGACCGATGATCACTCCATTTCAGTTTCCGAAAGCCCAGACTCAGACATAGCCATATCAGATGGCAGTCCAGTGCCAACCAACTCAGATCAGCTATTGTGTACCCTTGGGACATTTTCATCCACCACTATTTCAACTCTTGCTACCTCTTCTGCATCTCCTGTGTTGTCACCGCCCCTTGACACAGTGTTATATGCCCAGAACTCACCACAAACACTAACCGTTATAGAGTCTTCCACACTACCCTCTGACTCCTCAACCATAAAGTCTGATTCTGTGCTCCCTGACCCTGAATGTTCTTCTTTTGGCTTTGAGTCTCTGTCACCTGCTAGCTCTCCAGAACCTTTACCTCCCTTGCCTGCCTCGTTAGCTTTTGAACTGGACTCCACTACCTCTGAAACAACTCTGAGAGCACTACCCCCTGAAGAGTCATTGCAAAATGTAGACTCTACTCCAACTGTGTTAAAATGGCATACAGTGTTACCTCCACCTGTGCCGTACATAGACACTTCATACACAACATTTCAGTCCACATCACAGCCACTTTCTTTAGTATCTGTCTCATCACCTTTGTTGCCTTCTACGTCTCCCACCCACACAGAACCACAAACCTCTACATCTATGGCTTTGGTTGATCCTACTTTATCATTTCAACAGAACGAACAATCACTGCCCTTTCCAGGAGAACTGTCCCCCCTTGCACTCCAGTTGCCGCTGTCGCCAACCTTTTCTTCATTAGATGGAGATGGATTATCACCTACGCCTTCAATCGCAGACCTTGTAAACTTTTTCTCCACCGATGATGACCTTGGGATGGGGGTGGAGTTTTCAAATTCTGAGGCAGTGGCGGTTACCTGCCCACCTCCAACTATAGTAgagacaaatgcaaataaacctTCTCAGCTAGTCCAACCTTGCCCAGCCAAGAAACCCTGTGAGAGCAAGAAGTTCAGACGGCGAAAGCTTGCCAACATGGATGTGGATCAGAAGGTTGATAACGCCACCTACACTAGCATGCAGCCTAacctggaggaagtggaggagcaGTTATTTATCTCATTCACGTCAAAG GAGGCCCTTAAACTTCACATTGCAGACCCCCCTGAGGAAACGGTCACGCAACCTTCACACAACCAGACGACACCTCAAGGTCCCCTGCTACCACCTGATGACACACCTGAGAACG CAGAGAGTTTGGAGAGGATCAGTAACTGTGAGAAGATTCTCCTGAGAGACCTGAAgatgatgaaacacaaacaggccaTTCACCCTGTGCTACAGGAAG TGGGTCTGAAGATGAACCTGCTGGATCCTACTCTGGCCATAGACCTGCAGTACCTGGGAGTCCATCTGCCCATCCCCCCCCCTGGAGCGTCTCAAGAGCCTGTGACCCTGGAGCTGCCTCCATCTCAGG GGTTTGTGTCCAGAACAGGAAAAACCACCGACGTCACTCAGATTAAAGGTTGGAGAGATAAATTCACTGCATTGGAGGCTCCACCCACTCCTTCATCAGCCACACCTGAAG CTGGACCCAGTTCAGATCCACCTAAGAAGAACCTGTCAGCATTCTGCAGCGACATGTTGGACGAGTATCTGGAGAATGAAGGAAAGCTGATCGACGAGCGAGCTGCAAGCTTCTCTCAGCCTGTGGTGGAGCCGGTGGTGTATGAGCTTCCCGCCAGGAGCACCAGCTATGTCCGAACTCTGGACAGCGTACTGAAAAAACCTACTGCCAGCTCCCCCACCTCAGACCTCATATCTGGATTCATCCCCCCCTCCAAAAGACCAAAACACTCTCTCAAAGAGACAAAGACTTCCAGCaaagaaaggaaacacaaaggTCCTAAAAAGGTCAGACTCAGACCAGAACCggcagctgcttcagtttcaacACCTGAACCAAGTCCAGCTGAACCAAACCTGGTCCCTAAACAGCCTGCAGTCCCGACCTCAGCAGCACCGCTGCTATCGGAGCATACAGCACCTGTCACTGAACCTTACAAATCCATGAAACACCAGAAGCGGAAGGTCAGATTCAACCACACAGAACCCTTAACTCTGTCCCCTCAGACCCCCACCCTTAAGAGGAGAAGGAAACTCAAACCCAAGTCCTCGTGCCAGACTCTCAGCACCCCCAGGTCCACGGCCTACCTGCCGCATGTCTCAGAGGACCTGCCTCCTCTAGAGTCGGACTCTGAGCTGGGGGCTGGTGCCAATCAGGGTGATGAGGACAGGAGACCTGTTATGACCCGGGCTCTTTTAAGACAGAAGGACCTGGAGGACGGAGTGGTGTGGCAGGGCCGACCCAGGACCAGCATCACCAAAGAGCGGGCCGCCATCGCCCTGACATCACTGTTCACACTAATG ggTTTTGTCAGCGAGAACCCCACCGCTCCCGTCCAGCTGGTCCGCAGACGTGCGCCGCCCTGCCTGAATGACTTCTGTAGGCTGGGCTGTATCTGCTCCAGTCTGTCCCACTGCTCAAGGATCAGTCACTGTGGCCGACCTCGCTGCATGTTCggctgcagctgcctcaaacAGAAGGTCGTCCTCCTCAAGAACCTCGACGGCTCAGACTCCAGCCCCTCCCACCACGGAAATacccggaggaggaggaggagaaggatgaAGATGGCTTACG tTCTGAAGGAGGCGGACAGCGTTTCCCAGCCTGCTGAGCGGGTCAGGATTCTGTGGAGGAGGGATGCTAGAGACTCAGATCCAGATCCGACAACCGTCCCCGACATAGCATCTCTGCTCCGCAGCTCT GAGAGCAGAGATAATGGCGGCTGTGCCAGAGTCAGAGGTTACATAGGAAAGAGGAAGAGCTGGAAACAAACG GACATCAAGAAAACTATGAAGCCTAAATCTGTTCGActgaaatgtgtgaaacagaGAGACCTGACCCTAAAGGAAGAAAAGACCAGAGCCCCCAGTCCTCCTGCTG CAACTCAGCCAGTTTCCTCCGTCCAGCCTCAGAGTCCTCCCTCAGAGCCTACCCCCAAACCGTCGAAGCGTCTAATCGTCATTGCGGAGTGTAAGTGGACAACCGATACAGACCGCAACCACGTGTTGAAGAGGCTGTGCGAGGCAATGGCTCTAGACCAACTGGATGAACCTTTCTGGATCAGGGAGTATCTCATCAGTCCCATCAGTCAGAATGTAGAGGAGAGCGGCAGAGACTGCTGCATCCATTATAAAGTCCACATCACCCAACCCAGAGAAGAGCGTGAGAAAGCAGTGCCACCAAAACCACAACCACCAGGAAaccagaggacagaaaaaacacaactagAAAAAGAG GGCCACCTGAGACAGGTGAAAGGGGAGGCGGAGCGTCTGGAGGCTTGGCAGTGGGAGATcacggaggaggagaagcctCCGGAAGACTGGCAGCGGGAGGTGGAGGAAGGTGACATCCAGGAGGAGGAAGGCTCAACACTTCACCAGATGGACAATGGGAGCGAGAGGAGTACAGGGAAAATGAAACGAAacgaaaaaaagaagaagatggtCAGCTTGGCTCTACCTTTCCTAACAGGAATCTCCCCTGCCGGATTCCTCTCAGCCAGAAGAAGACTACCAGGAGGGACCGACCACCTGGTCCAG GTCAATGGGAAACTCTATCCTTTGGCTAAGATCCAGTTAGGGAAGATGGGGGCGCTCCATCCAGCAAACCGTCTGGCAGCTTATCTGACCGGCCGGGTGGGGTCCAGCAGGAAGCAACTaggttcttcttcatcctcttcccaCTCTTCAAAACCTCCTCAGACCCAGAGTTCAGACCCGACCCCCCAAACTAACTTCTTGGCTTCAGCAAACCTCATTGCTCCTGACACCACCCCACCCCAACCACAGCCATCAATCACAGTAGCACCCTCTTCTTCAG TGCTCAACCAATCAGCTTCCTGCGACCAGCCCACAGCTGGAGAACCTGAGGGGGCGAGGACGAAGGTTGTTGCTGTGAAGGTGTACCCGAACCCTGTGGCAGGGGGAAGTTGGGTGACACCAGTAGCTTCTGGCAGCTCCACTCCCTCTACAG GCTCAGCAGCGGTCCTGGGTCCTGGTGTAAAGGCCGTCCCTCTCACTGGTCAGAGGATGGTCCTGCAGCCTGTTCATACAACATCAGGAGTGCAGTATTACCGTATACCAGATGGTAAGCTGGTCCAACTACTTCCCATCAGCAAGCTGAGAGCAGTCAACACAACTCTGCGTGTTCCCAGAG GTCGTGCTCCCCCCTCAGTCCTCCCCCCTGGACCAGGTGTCACTGTTGAAAACCAACCACAGACCTCAgtccccaccccctcccccctgtcTGGCCTCCAGTCTTTCTCTGTGACCCCCCGTCCCACCCCCCTCGTCCCGGGCTCTGGTTTCCTGTCTCAGAAGACGACGTGCACCTTTAAAATCCTTCCTTCCAACTCCAACAAGGAACCAATCTTTATCAGCTGTTCTAAACTCCCAACCCTGCCCCCTACCCCGGTGGTGACGACTCCCAGCCCCTTAACCCTTCTAAAGCGCACCCGTCAACCCCCTGCCAACTTGTTGAACCTGGTCTCCCTCAAAACCTCTGAAGGTCAGGGGGCGGAGCTACGGGGGAAAACAGTGACGGTGTCAGTGGACTCTGTGATTGCAGGTGGGCTGTCGGCCTCCCAGAAACCCACCACTTCCCTGACCCCACCCCCTCCttcagggtcagaggtcacacctTTATCCCTATCACACCCCCTTGCTGAGCCTGAGCTGGCCTCTGACCTTGTGGACCTGGACATAATCTGCGTGGACGATGAGATGGGGCTTGTTACCACAGGGACGCAGTTGACTGAGGGGGTGGACCTGGCAGGGTCTTCAAGCGAAGAGACAGAAAACTCGTCAGACTTCGGAGATGAGTCGTGCAgcgaagaagagaaggagacaacAATGAACCAG CGACATGTTCACAACATGTTGGAGAGGAGGCGTCGAgtgaagatgctgcagatgtttcgAGGTCTGAGGAGGGAGGTGGGACTGAGAGACGACAGAACTTCTAAAATCTCCACACTGAACAAG GCGGAGCAGGTGATCCAGGAGCTGAGGTTGTCAGAAGCACatctgaaagagaagaagagcaggctgatgaagaggagggacctcctcctctccatcatcGCTCCAACAG gtaaacaaacacagacagtccTGAAGAAGCTGGAAGACCAGGAGAGACACCCAGCAGCCAATCAGTTGCGAGTACCAGTAGGGGGTGGGGCCTCTGAGCCTGATCTCTCTACAGAAGACACGAGTAATGACGACATCATAATCATCTCGTCCAACGTACAGCCGCAGACTCTACAAGTTCCTCCCACCACTGCCCCGCCCTCTACAAAACCAGCCCCGACACCCGTCCCGACACCAGCCCCGACACCGGCCCCGACACCGGCCCCGACACCGGCCCCGTCCCCGACACCGGCGCCGACACCTGCCCCGACACCGGCCCCGACACCGGCCCCAGCCCCGACACCTGCACCGACACCGGCCCCGACACCTGCCCCGACACCGGCCCCGACACCCGTCCACATGTCTCAGATGGTCCTGCAGATGTCCCAGTCCCACCTGGCTCCTCCTGCTGTATCCCATAGCGCACCTGTGGTCCGAGACCGGCCAAAGACGATGCCGAACATCTTGTCTCGCAGTAAAAGACcagtttcatcatcatcatctttgcTCACAACTACAGAGG CTTCATCTGTTCAGGCGCTGGTACCAGCTGACGTTCTGTCTCTGATTGGTGCAGCGTTGCCAGGACAACAGATACTGTCCCTGAGTCCGTTGATGAAGGGACCGATGGTTCTGCAGACGACAGCTGCAACACCAG GCGTGGCCTCTGTCACCCTCAACATCCCCGGTCTGACCAATCAGCAGGTCCATCTCAGCTCACTGCCCCGCCCCCCAACTG AATCCAGAACCTTCTCAGAGGCTTCAAACCTGCTGCACCCGCCTCAACCTCCCCTGGTGGTCTCTGCTGGACCAGATCTCCCCTCAGACCAGATCATAGACCAGGCCCCATCCTCCACCCTGTGCCCAGAACTGAGTGTTGATTGTGAGGCAGAGGTTGGGGCTGAGGGGCCTCTGGGTGCGGGGCCTGAGACCCGAGCCAACGATGACACTGAGAGTCTGACGTCCCTCAATGAGATCGTCTCAGTCAACCAGCGGACCGTCTCCACAGAGACGACAGCAGGGGTCTCGTATGAGGTGGACCACGCAGTGGGTGGGGCCAAGGAGCAGGGCCACACTCAAAGCTTGGAGCTGGACTGTGACAACAGTGTTTCCGTGGAGACAGAGCATGGAGGGCTCCAGGGACAAACGGAGATGACGCAGACTGGACCGACCAATAGGAACACTACAAGTGGTGCCCTGGCACCACCCCCTCTGCTGCAAATGAAGGTGGGCGGGTCTAAGGTGGCAGACTCTGCCAGCAGTGACAGAGCAACAGCGGgagtggggaggggggagggagcgATGGCCTGGAGGCCGATGCCGCGGCTGGTTCCTCTGGGCCTAAAAGGAAACCCGCCCAGCTGA